From one Solanum stenotomum isolate F172 chromosome 12, ASM1918654v1, whole genome shotgun sequence genomic stretch:
- the LOC125849447 gene encoding uncharacterized protein LOC125849447 — translation MTNHTINGCFITMRSIQRLRFLPSPYLLSRFTPNSLPFTSSSSFPHALIEPTTSTIAATSLTQEELTQINLLIPRLCSSNHLKEVSNLITTAFLTNPSLESISVSIFIHRLSLEPDLTQPMYFLNRLKYTPKTQSFLLPICKMLVSLYFRNREATKGLKIFHWVSRPDFPCPVDYGLCAILVNGFCKNDMVVEGLKVLRMMVVGDLKVGGEVRMWVYRSLLREARIKEAQELNEALKCVENGEKGNEEVVALLDNIISNWIE, via the coding sequence ATGACCAATCACACCATTAATGGCTGCTTCATAACCATGAGATCAATTCAAAGACTGCGTTTCCTTCCTTCGCCATATCTTCTCTCACGTTTCACTCCTAATTCTTTGCCTttcacatcatcttcttcttttcctcaTGCCCTAATAGAACCCACAACAAGCACAATTGCAGCCACTTCTCTGACCCAAGAAGAGCTTACGCAAATCAATCTACTAATCCCACGTTTATGCTCTTCAAATCACCTCAAAGAAGTTTCTAATCTCATCACAACAGCATTTCTCACAAACCCATCTTTAGAATCAATCTCTGTTTCCATTTTCATTCACAGACTCTCTCTTGAACCTGACCTTACACAGCCCATGTACTTCCTCAATCGCCTCAAGTACACCCCAAAGACTCAATCTTTTCTATTACCCATTTGTAAAATGTTAGTTTCTTTGTATTTTAGGAACAGGGAGGCTACTAAAGGGTTAAAGATTTTTCATTGGGTGTCAAGGCCTGATTTTCCTTGTCCAGTGGATTACGGATTGTGTGCTATTTTGGTGAATGGATTTTGCAAGAATGATATGGTTGTGGAGGGGTTAAAGGTTTTGAGGATGATGGTAGTTGGGGATTTGAAGGTTGGGGGTGAGGTTAGGATGTGGGTGTATAGAAGTCTTCTAAGGGAGGCCAGGATTAAGGAGGCTCAAGAACTGAATGAAGCTTTGAAGTGTGTTGAGAATGGGGAGAAGGGAAATGAGGAAGTGGTTGCTTTGTTGGATAATATAATCTCAAATTGGATTGAATAG